A segment of the Candidatus Binataceae bacterium genome:
CGCTGCTGTTGTTTGAGGCTCATCTTCTTTTCACATCAGGTTCAACAGTGAAGCGACAATCCAGGTAAGGGTCAGCCCGGCAAAGATCGCACCCGGAACTTCTTCGAGTGAACGACGCTGGTTGAAACGCTGAGCCTCACTGACTTCGGTCGTGGTGGCAGTGGTCGCGACCTGCGGCATCGCCAGGGGGTTACTTATGGTTTCCATCGTTTAACTCCTTCTACGACTCAACCTTCACTTCCAAGGCGTACAAGACAGTTGAACCGCACGGTTCATCGCAATTGACTGCGGTTCAATGGCACGAGAAATGTCAGCGGCTTTTGATGGTCAAAAATCAGGCGGAATTACTGGAAAATCCGAGCCCTTGACCTAAGCACAATAGTATTGGATGTTCCCAGCCTGCTTTAAACTTTCATTCGGGGGATTTCGTTATTGTCTGAGACGCGACCAATAAAGGTTGCAATCGTGGGCGGCGGCTGCGCTTCGATCGCCGCGGCCTTCGAGCTGAGCCGCCCCGAGCATCAGGGAAAATACGAGATCACCATTTACCAGGTCGGATGGCGAATCGGCGGCAAAGGCGCCTCGGGACGCGGGCTGGCCGATCGTATCGAGGAGCACGGCCTCCACGTCTGGATGGGGTTTTATGAAAACGCGTTTCGCCTGCTGCGCGAGTGCTACGCCGAGCTGAATCGCGATCCGAAGCAGTGCCGATTCGCGGACTGGCGCGACGCTTTCGTGACCGAACCGATCAACGGCGTCCTCGACAAACTCAGCAACGGAAAATGGTATCCACGCCTCACGCAATTCCCGCCAACCGACGGTTTCCCCGGCGACCCGCTGTCGGAGCACAATCCTTTCAGCATCCGCGGATACCTGATTCGGGGCTTCCAGTCGCTGCGGGTTTTGCTCAGCGCATCGCAGCTTCGTTCGAGTCAGGGCTCATACGGCGCCGATCAATTCACGTCCACGCCGGAGCCGAGCTCGAGCACGGCGGAATTTATCCTCGATAATATTTCGCGGCTGTTGCGCTACGGCATCGTTGGCGGAATCACGGGCGTGATCGAGGCGACCGGCTTGATGCAGGTCGCGCTCGAATTCGTGCCCTTGGTGAGCGAGGGAATCCTGGTTCGCCTGTGCGAACTGATCGCCGAGAGTGCTCGCGCCGTGCTGCGCCCGCTGATCGAGAGCGACGACGAGATGCGCTGGATCTGGGAAATCACGGATCTCGTGGTCGCGAGTGCGCTCGGCGTGTTGCGCTGCGGGCTGCTCAACGATCCGCGCGGCCTCGATCCGCTCGACCAGTACGAGATGCGCGAGTTCCTGGTGATGAACGGCGCGTCGGAGAGCACGCTGCGATCGTCGCTTCTGCGCGGATGCTACGACCTTGCGTTCGCCTACGAGGATGGCGATTTTTCGCGGCCGGCGATCGCGGCGGGGCAGGCGATTCGCGGCGCGGTGCGGATGTTCTTCACGTATCGCGGCTCGATTTTCTGGAAGATGCGCGCCGGCATGGGCGACATCGTATTTGCGCCATTCTACGAAGTGCTGAAACGGCGCAACGTCAGGTTCGAGTTTTTTCATCGGCTCGAAAACGTCAAGCTCGCAAAGCATCTGCGGCCCGGCGAGCGATGCTACGTCGAGGCGCTCGAGTTCGACGTCCAGGCGCGGATAAAGGGCGGTGGCGAGTATCAACCGCTCGTCGATGTGCGCGGTGTTCCGTGCTGGCCGTCGCTGCCCGACTTCGATCAGCTCGTTGATGGACAACGCTTTGCGGGCGAGCGGCGCGATTTCGAATCGCACTGGGAGCGAAGGAAAGTCGCAACGCGAACGCTGCGCGTCAAGGATGACTTCGACGTCGTCGTGCTCGGCGTCGGCCTCGGCGCGATTCCATACGTATGCGGCGAAATCGTGCATCACGACCGCCGATGGTCCGAGATGGTCAAGCACTGCAAAACCGTCGCAACCCAGGCGTTTCAGATCTGGATGTCCAAACCAGTCGAACACCTCGGCTGGCGCTACAATCAGTGCACCGTCACTTCGTTCGAGCGTCCCTTCGATACTTGGGCCGATATGCGGCATCTGATCAGCGAAGAGACGTGGACCACGCAGCCGCGCGCGATCGCGTACTTCTGCTCTGCTCTTCCCGATGCGCAAATTCCGCGTCCCACTGACAGCGACTATGCCGAGCAGAGCCTCTATCGCGTTAAGCGCAATGCCATCGAGTTCCTCGAGCGTAGCATGGGGCATCTGTGGCCCGGCGCGGTCGGCCGCGACGGGTTTCGCTTCGATCTGTTGATGGATCCGCAGCATCCAAATCGCCCGGGCAGGGCTAACGACGAGTCGGCTTTCGATACTCAATACTGGCGGGCGAACGTCAATCCGTCGGACCGTTATTGTCTGAGCGTGCCCGGATCGATCAAGTTCCGGATCTCGCCCCTCGACAATACTTACGATAACTTGTGCGTAGCTGGGGATTGGACATACTGCGGATTCAATCAAGGCTGCGTCGAGGCGGCTGTGATGTCCGGGCGGCTTGCGGCTCATGCGATTTCCGGGTTTCCGCGGCTCACTGAAATTGTCGGCTATGATCATCCGTAGCCATGACGGCCAGTCAAGCGAGGATATATACTCGTGAACGAGCGCGATCGATTTCACAAGCCTGATCCGAAACGGAACCAGCCCAAACGCACAGTCAGCGAGGCGTTCCGCGACGAGGATCCGTGGAGCGTACGCCCGCAATCCGGAAAATCTCGCGATACCGATTTTGGTGATGATTCCGTGAGCGACGGCGTCGATGAAGCTTACCGCGTGGCTGACGACCAGATGCGCGAGGGGCAATGGCGGGCGCGATCGCGCGCGCAGCGCGGCTACGATTGGCGCGGCTATGGCTCGCCATTCGGCGCGGGATTCAGCGGCCGCCCGAGCGACGGTGTGCTCGAGCAGATCACGCGCGTGTATCTCGACATGATGGGTGTGGTCGGCTCGCTGGTGAATGGTCTCGTGCGTCCGCCCTATTCGCGCGCGCCGTTCGACAACCGCCGTGAACCTGAATACGGTCCGCCGCCGGTGCGGATGCGCTCGGCTTCGGTGCGCGTTGAGGTGAGCTCGAATCAGAGCAATCACGTTGCGCTGGATTTGCGGCCGCTCGAGGATGGCGTCGAGCTTTCGGTGCCGCCGCTGCGCGCGCAGAACAATGGCAAGCCTGACTTGCGCGACGTCCAATTCGAAACCGAGAACGGACGCTGCATATTGCGGATAAAGATCGCGGATAGTCAGGCGCCGGGACTCTATTCAGCAGCCGTCGTCGAATCGCGCACCGGTGAGCATTACGGCACCGTCGCGATCCAGGTCGGGAACAAAAGCGAAGCTCCAGGTAAGCGCCGCAAATAACTACTGGTTGTGAGCTCTGGTGACGGAGTAGCGGAAATTGTAGGGTTATCTCGGCTCGCGGCATAAAATCTTAAGGGAGGGCTCTGCGATGCATCGCGCACGCCGACACAGCGACTACTCTTCGTCTCGCTCTATCGCTTGCTACGATCCCCGCGCCTGCTGGCCGGATCGCCGCTCGTCTCCGATCACCGATCTCAATCAACTGATTTACTGGCCGATGCGATTTCTTTCGTCGCTCGTGCCCTACTACGGATGGGGTTCGATGCTGTCGCCGTCGCGATGCGGGCGATGCGGCCAGGTCGATTGCCGCTGCCGGACCGTGCGCTGCGCCCAATGCGGCGAGGTCGATTGCCGATGCCGCAGCTATCGCTGCCCGCGATGCGGCGAGAACGAGTGCCGTTGCGGTTACGGATGCGCGCGCGCCATCGAACTAGTCGTGACCAAGCACGAATGCAAGTTGGACTATTGTATCGATCTCGAAGACCTGGATTGCGATTCGGACTCACTGCTCAAAGTCGGCGTGTTGCGCGGCCTCGACAAGGACGGCGAGAATAATGAGCATTCGATAGATGCGCCCGAAGTCGAAATCAACCGCGACTGCATCAAGATTATAGTCAAGCTCGATGCGCGCACGGCCAAGGATACCTACTCGGCTCCGGTGTGGGACGCCAAACAACCGATCCGCGAGATCCTGGGTTATCTGAAGCTCATAGTATATTGAGCAGCGCTCCCCACATGAGCAATGGCGCGAGGCATTCATCGCGCATCGTTCCGCAAAAGCTGCGCGAGTATGGCACTCTCGTCCGCACCGAACTTCAGCGCTACCTGCCGCATCGCGAGCCGCGGCGCTATCTATACGATCTAATCGCCGATTATCCGCAGCGCGGCGGCAAGATGATGCGGCCGTCGCTGTGTATCGCGACCGCGCGCGCTTTCGGTGCGAACCTCGAAGAGGCGCTGGGCTCCGCGATCGCGATCGAGTTGATGCACAATGCGCTCTTGATTCACGACGATATCGAAGATGAAAGCGAGGAGCGCCGCGGCCGTCCGACGCTGCACATGCTGCACGGCGTTCCGCTCGCGATCAATGCCGGAGACCTGCTGAGCCTGCTCAGTCTACGGCCGCTGATGGACAACATGAGTATGCTCGGTCCGGAGCTGGCGCTGCGAATCCTCGAGGAGACTGACCTGATGGCGCGGGAGACGGCCGAGGGTCAGGCCCTCGAGCTGGGATGGCGTCAGGAAAACTCGACCGCGCTCACCACCTCTGATTATTTGGAAATGGTGCTGAAGAAGACCTGCTGGCTCGCGACTATATATCCAATTCGTGTCGGCGCACTTATTGGCACTCGCGGGCAGGCAGATCTTGATGCATTTTTCCGGTTCGGATTTTTCCTCGGGGCGAGTTTCCAAATCCAGGACGATCTGCTGAACCTCGCTCGCGACGACGGGCGCTACGGCAAGGAACGGGGCGGCGATTTGTGGGAAGGCAAGCGAACGCTGATGCTGATCCATTTGCTGCAACATCTGGAGGCCGACGATCGGGTGCGCCTGTGTTCGATACTAAGCACCAAACGCGAGGAACGCAGCGCAAAGGACGTTGGCTGGATACATAAGACGATGGTCGATCGCGGCAGTATCGCCTATGCGCGGCAGATCGCAAATCGGCTCGCGGGTGTGGCGCTGCACGAGTTTGGTATGCTCTTCTCCGACCTCGAGGACTCGCCCGACAAGCGCTTTCTCGAGGAGATCGTACCCTGGGTTATCGCGCGCGATCTCAACTGACTGCAACGGCGCGGCGGCACCTCCGATCAAACGCCGGATGACTTGACGCACGGGAGAAACGACATGGGCAAGACGCTGCCCTTCTTCAGAGGACTGCTCCAGGCGCAGCCGCTCACAAATCAGAATCGTTCGATCATGACCGGCGTCACGCGCCAACTCTTTACGCTGCGCGCCGACATGGCGCGGCTGCGCCGCTTCATCGATTCCTACCTGAACTTCATCGACGACGAGCAAGCGCCGCCATTCTACTTTCAGCCGGCCGCCCCATTCGTGCTGTTCGAGCTTTTGCAATATCCATATCTCTCGGTTACGACGCGCAACCTGATTGCCTATCCACAGCGCGAGATCAGCTTCTCGATTCCACTGGAATGCTACGCCGTCGAGCATGGCGCGCTGGTATTCAAGCAGTACGCGACCTGCGTGCCGTTCCTTTATGTCGATGAAGCGCTGTCGGCCGCGAGCGGCCGCGATCTGTTCGGCTTCCCGAAAGTCGTCGTCAAGTTCGAAACGCTGATTCCCGAGCTGCGTCCCGACCATCCGCGCCAGGTCGATCGCATGACGCTGCGGGTTCCCGGCCGCGACGGCGATCGCTACGTGCCGTTCATCGAAGTGTATCGCGATCCGCCGCGTTATGTTTCGGCGCGCCAGGCTCCTATGAATCTGATGACCGCGATTCCCGACGCGCTCAAGGGCTTCGCATCGGTCGCGGCGTCGGCGTGGGAAATGCTGGTGCAGCCGCCGATCCTGGGATTCGAGCGCTCGCGTGACATCGAGTCAATTCTCGCGATGTATCGCGCCAACGCCGAGGCGATAGCGGCCGGCTTTCCGATTTTCCCATTCTTCCGCGAAGCACCGCAAAGGTATGAGAGTTCCGCGCTCGACACGATGGGCCCGCTGATGACCGACATAATCACGTTCAAGCAGGTCCGCGACGCGAGAAATCTCGAGATGGCGGCCTTCCAGTCGATAATCAGATCGACGATGTATCTCGATCGGCTTAACGATGGCGGCATCCTCTACAATCCGCTCGGCGGCGATCCGACTGGCGACGTCGTGGTCAAGATTCATCGTATCGCGGGACAGCCGATCGTCGATTCGCTGGGGCTCTTCAGCGACGAAACGGGCGATCCGGCAGCCGACGCTCAGCGCGGGCGCCATGTTCGTGCGACCTCGACGATCCGGCCAATTTTCCCATACTGGCTCAACGTCGATCTGCTCTATGGCCTCGGCACCAACCTTTACTGGCGCGGAAAGAATACGCAGTGGGCGTGCGGCGATTCTCCCGGGCCGCATAGTAATGGAAACCGCTATCTTACTTTCGGTGGCGGCGCGTTGGAGGAAGATCCGACTCCGATCGTTTCGCCCGACACCATTATTTGGGTGCTCGAATTGGAGTTGGACGGACCCGAAGGGGCCGAACGGCTTAATCGCGCCTGCGAAAAATATCTCGAGAACGATCGCTTTGTGTTCAGGCTGGTCGAGGATCCTCGCTCAGCCTGGATGCTGGTGCGGAACATGCGCAACACCGGAGAAGGCAGCGGCCCCGACGTTGAGCAGGAAGTCGAGTTCGCCGCGCTCGTACAATGGTTTGAAAAGCGCAATGGAAAGCCATCCGGCGATCCGCTGGGCGTCGCCTTGATGC
Coding sequences within it:
- a CDS encoding polyprenyl synthetase family protein, with the protein product MSSAPHMSNGARHSSRIVPQKLREYGTLVRTELQRYLPHREPRRYLYDLIADYPQRGGKMMRPSLCIATARAFGANLEEALGSAIAIELMHNALLIHDDIEDESEERRGRPTLHMLHGVPLAINAGDLLSLLSLRPLMDNMSMLGPELALRILEETDLMARETAEGQALELGWRQENSTALTTSDYLEMVLKKTCWLATIYPIRVGALIGTRGQADLDAFFRFGFFLGASFQIQDDLLNLARDDGRYGKERGGDLWEGKRTLMLIHLLQHLEADDRVRLCSILSTKREERSAKDVGWIHKTMVDRGSIAYARQIANRLAGVALHEFGMLFSDLEDSPDKRFLEEIVPWVIARDLN
- a CDS encoding NAD(P)-binding protein — its product is MSETRPIKVAIVGGGCASIAAAFELSRPEHQGKYEITIYQVGWRIGGKGASGRGLADRIEEHGLHVWMGFYENAFRLLRECYAELNRDPKQCRFADWRDAFVTEPINGVLDKLSNGKWYPRLTQFPPTDGFPGDPLSEHNPFSIRGYLIRGFQSLRVLLSASQLRSSQGSYGADQFTSTPEPSSSTAEFILDNISRLLRYGIVGGITGVIEATGLMQVALEFVPLVSEGILVRLCELIAESARAVLRPLIESDDEMRWIWEITDLVVASALGVLRCGLLNDPRGLDPLDQYEMREFLVMNGASESTLRSSLLRGCYDLAFAYEDGDFSRPAIAAGQAIRGAVRMFFTYRGSIFWKMRAGMGDIVFAPFYEVLKRRNVRFEFFHRLENVKLAKHLRPGERCYVEALEFDVQARIKGGGEYQPLVDVRGVPCWPSLPDFDQLVDGQRFAGERRDFESHWERRKVATRTLRVKDDFDVVVLGVGLGAIPYVCGEIVHHDRRWSEMVKHCKTVATQAFQIWMSKPVEHLGWRYNQCTVTSFERPFDTWADMRHLISEETWTTQPRAIAYFCSALPDAQIPRPTDSDYAEQSLYRVKRNAIEFLERSMGHLWPGAVGRDGFRFDLLMDPQHPNRPGRANDESAFDTQYWRANVNPSDRYCLSVPGSIKFRISPLDNTYDNLCVAGDWTYCGFNQGCVEAAVMSGRLAAHAISGFPRLTEIVGYDHP